A stretch of the Malus domestica chromosome 08, GDT2T_hap1 genome encodes the following:
- the LOC103410710 gene encoding 3-oxo-Delta(4,5)-steroid 5-beta-reductase-like, giving the protein MSWWWAGAVGAAKKKFEEDEHLRGPQSVGLVIGVTGIVGNSLAEILPLSDTPGGPWKVYGVARRPRPNWNADHLVEYIQCDISDPDDAKAKLSPLTDVTHIFYVTWTNRSTEAENCEVNGNMLRNVLDSVIPNAPKLSHICLQTGAKHYVGPFESFGKIQPHDPPFTEDLPRLDAPNFYYTQEDLLFAEVEKKEDLTWSVHRPETIFGFSPYSLMNIVGTLCVYAAICKHEGLPLKFPGSSAAWNCYSVASDADLIAEQQIWAAVDPHAKNEAFNINNGDVFKWKHFWKVLAEQFGIEEYGIDEGGGRLSLAERMKGKEGVWEEIVRENELQATRLEEVGVWWFVDAMLGGEAMICSMNKSKEHGFVGFRNSRNSFVTWIDKVKSFKIVP; this is encoded by the exons ATGAGCTGGTGGTGGGCCGGAGCTGTTGGCGCTGCCAAG AAAAAATTCGAAGAAGACGAACACCTGCGCGGCCCGCAGAGCGTGGGTCTCGTGATCGGCGTCACCGGCATAGTCGGCAACAGCCTCGCGGAGATCCTCCCCCTCTCCGACACCCCCGGCGGCCCATGGAAGGTCTACGGCGTCGCGCGCCGTCCCCGCCCCAACTGGAACGCCGACCACCTCGTCGAGTACATCCAGTGTGACATCTCCGATCCCGACGACGCCAAAGCCAAGCTCTCTCCGTTAACCGACGTCACTCACATCTTCTACGTCACCTGGACCAACCGATCCACCGAGGCAGAGAACTGCGAGGTTAACGGTAATATGCTGCGCAACGTTTTGGACTCCGTCATCCCGAACGCGCCGAAGCTCAGCCACATCTGCCTCCAGACCGGCGCCAAACACTACGTCGGACCGTTCGAGTCCTTCGGTAAGATCCAGCCGCACGATCCGCCGTTTACGGAGGACTTGCCCCGATTGGACGCCCCAAATTTCTACTACACCCAGGAAGACTTGTTGTTTGCTGAGGTGGAGAAGAAAGAGGATCTGACTTGGTCGGTGCACCGACCCGAGACGATTTTCGGGTTTTCCCCTTACAGCTTGATGAACATCGTGGGCACGCTCTGCGTCTACGCGGCGATATGCAAGCACGAGGGGCTGCCGCTGAAGTTTCCGGGAAGCAGTGCGGCGTGGAATTGTTACTCGGTGGCTTCTGATGCTGATCTCATTGCGGAGCAGCAGATATGGGCGGCGGTGGACCCGCATGCGAAAAACGAAGCGTTTAATATAAACAACGGGGATGTGTTCAAGTGGAAGCATTTCTGGAAGGTGCTGGCGGAGCAGTTCGGGATAGAGGAGTATGGGATTGACGAGGGAGGCGGGAGGCTGAGCTTGGCGGAGCGGATGAAGGGGAAGGAGGGGGTGTGGGAGGAGATAGTGAGGGAGAATGAGCTGCAGGCGACGAGGTTGGAGGAGGTGGGGGTGTGGTGGTTTGTGGATGCTATGCTGGGTGGGGAGGCTATGATTTGTAGCATGAACAAGAGCAAGGAGCATGGGTTTGTCGGGTTTCGAAACTCGAGGAATTCGTTTGTTACTTGGAttgacaaggtgaaatctttcAAGATTGTGCCTTGA